In Glycine max cultivar Williams 82 chromosome 4, Glycine_max_v4.0, whole genome shotgun sequence, the genomic stretch AATCAGATAGGAAATAGGTATACAAGCTTACGAGGCATGAAAAAACATTCAAGAAAGAGATGTTCATGATCTAAAAGACACACTGTCAAGAAAAAAGTATCAAATGTTTACTTAACAGGTTTATTGACCGTATATACTAGTCGTGTATTAGATGCCAAAATTATAAATGCTTTATATAATATGTTGCTTAACAAACAATAATAAACTTTTCTCCTCAAAAATTGTCCTtggtagaaattaaaaaaaaaaaggtaaagtttttttttgaatGATGTGGATATGGATGACATTTTCAAAGCTCCTATCTTTCCATGTCTTACATAGAGTGTAACacgttttttttaattgatttgatttgcgGTATTTATAAGACacgatattaataaaataatagcaTTGTCGGTTTTGTGATTTATAGTTTAAGGTTTAACTGTGAATTCAACTGTAACTTAAATTGCAcggtaaaataaacaataaaaggtTTTATTGATGTGTACGAACaaacaatttaatatttcataaaaCTTAATATGTTAGTAATTATTAAGCATAATTAATATTGTGTGAAATTTTTAAACAAGCATAAAAAgacttaaatacatttttaattttataaaatgatcgatttttttttttattttaatcatgtaAGTTTTTTTATCCTCTAAATTTGAAATCACTATTTTGGTCctctaaaatgaataattttgatttttctccttttatttttttcatattttcaaaatataaaatcatcattttttgtccttcataaaaataacattcggggacatatgaatttttttagagatACATGTAgtctagataaaaaaaaatcattgtttgaTTAGCATTTcatatattaagaaattaatacttGATTAGGAAATTGTATTTAATTAGAACTTATTTAACAAATTATATGTAGTTATTAACTAtcttaaattttacaataaagacaaatataagAGTTTAAAATAACTCTCTCTGAAAAACTAACTTAGCCAGAACCTTCATATATTTTTCACTTGATCAAATGCAATAATAAAAAGTGGTTGTCTTGTTTCATGTGTTAAAGAATCACTAGTGTTCTACACCCTACACCGAGATTCCACCGCTTGGTTTCGCCTACCTTTGTAAACTAGAGAGCaaaatgttacaaaaaaaatataaatatgataaaaattataatataataataacaaaagaaggataaaagaaaataaaagatattaaattaaattattcatttattttttataattttataattcttatctttttagtttttataatttatattcttatactttaaaaagtattttttttatttttataatttatagtttaatttttttttaatttgagattaaaaaagtaaaaattatgaaattataaaactaaaaaaattattttttaaatgataaaaactataaaaaaaaagttaaaatataaattatatgaactaaaaaaattatttttaaattataaagattaaagaatcaTGAAACGGAGTAATTTAAAGATATGAATGGAGTCTTTTACTCGATTATATAACATCGTCCCTAGAATAGAAATCGCCCACGTTGCTACATGCTGGTTCTGGTTCGAGCGTGGAACTGTCATCACCCCCAAAACAAAAGTAACCctacaaaagataaaataaaattgatcacTCCAaactaaaaagttataaaaaaaaaaaaagacaaatatattATCATCTGATCTCTACTTTCAACCATTGAAGCCACACTCAGACTCTCATGGTGAGTGAAATAGTGAATCATCCAAGAAACCCATCCCAACTTGCGCCATCTCCTATTATATTCACCACTTAACGCTTTCTTATGCATGTCATTCATTAGCTTAACTAATAATATACAACAAATAACTACAAACAATCTAATCTGcctttttttcttaactttcttcagaaaaatgaaaattaggcTTTTTTACAGTTCAGATCCTCAACAAccagttattttttattggtaaaagTCGAAGACAACAGATTTCAAGAAATTTACAATAAACCAGCATTAATTTATGATGGATTCTGTTGCAGTAATTTATTTCAATTGTTTGTTTATTAATGTAAAGATATTTATGATGGATGATAGACTGTGCATATAGTTTTGGCGTTTTTTAACTCATATTCTGTCTTTATCTGATGACCATatatagtgtatttttttttcatgcccCTAATGGGGAATCTTCATTCATATTTTTGTGATCAAGCCTACTCTTGCACGCTAACTAACGCCATATATTTCTTCTTATCTTATTGTTGCAGACTTTCGGGTCATCATTGAGCTTGCTGTAGGTAAAGAAATTTCATCACTTTTTTCCTCtgcccctttttttttcatttcattcatttatAATCGAATTTCTTGCTCTATTGGGTAACTGGTATTTGGTTTATTTGGAGCAGTGAGGTGTTTAATCTGAAATTTGTTTGACCAAATTCATGGCGGAACTGATAGGGCCTCGCTTGTACAGCTGCTCTAATTGTAGAAACCATGTCTCACTCCATGATGATATTATTTCCAAGGCTTTTCATGTAAACCATCTTTCTCTCTctgtatttttacttttctgGGTGATTTTGGAGACCAAACTTTTTCCCCCaatgttttattattcttaCATTTTATGTGCAAACTATGTGAATTTTTACCCCTGGCTTCTTATGTAATATATGATGGTTTGTTGCCTATTGAAAAATCTCCATCTGCAACTGCCGATTACCCTTTTACCTTCCACCTCCTAATCCTCCTGCAGTTATTCAAAGGTTAAAGTGGTTGCTGAATTTAACGATTTCTGGGCGCCATTACTATTACAATGGTTTATGATGTAGAAAGGTAAAATGGAGAAATTCTAGGGCGATTTCAGGAGAGGAAAGAAACTCAAGCTCTTGTTTTGCAATTGAGATGAAGTACAGGAAATATGTGGTTCAATCAAGAATGAGACTAAAACTCACTTCTAAATCCATACATGTATATTTTCTTAGTATTATTATGGACCACGATGAATTGACTTCAGACCATatgttcaaatttgaaaaagaattgttttttaatttagatcTTAGGTTCAAATTTCGATCAttccttattctttttttttataggagaTAAAAGAATTTAGTCTTTACTGGTATATATTACTATTATGGACTGATGAATTTTTAATGCATTATGGGTTGTCTAACTTTAATGTAATGGTTACAAGCTTAGTGGACTAAATATAATTCCCAACTTAAAATGAGTAGTGGCTTATACCAGATAGTTTGTGATACTTTGGTAGAGTGAGACTGATGGCAGGACTGGCAATTTAGGTTGTAAATAAGTGAGTTCTGAAGACATGTTTACTAACAATGTATGGTTATCTGCATATTGAGGATGCTTTTGGTTGAAAATTGCATGTCAAATGTGGTGGGAACACAATGGCAGTGTTAAAAAGATGGGATATTGTTGAGGAAAGTAGAAGATTTTGATTTCAACCCTTTACATCTCTCTTTAAATAGTTTTACCAACATAACAGCCAAGTATTGCAAAGTTGCCAATATGCCTTGTTTTGTTCATTCGTTATTACATGTTTCCTATATGAAAATATTCCCAAGGGATCTTTGTTTTCTCATTTGaactttttcaaattctctAACTAAGGCTTTTGGTTGTTATTCTTGGTATTTAAACTCGCACTTTGGTTTTATGATTTTATCCCCTACAAAAGCTTTCCCACatcattttcttatattattgtcataaattttataactagGGAAGAAACGGCCGAGCCTTTCTGTTTTCCCATGCAATGAATATTGTCACGGGGCCAAAAGAAGACAGGCATCTCTTGACTGGCCTCCATACTGTTGCTGATGTTTATTGTGGCGATTGCCGTGAAGTGTTGGGTTGGAAGTATGAAAGAGCTTATGAAGCATCCCAGAAGTACAAGGAAGGAAAGTTCATACTTGAAAAGTCAAAAATTGTTAAGGAGAACTGGTAGCATTCCTTTCTGCTCCCCATTCTATTCATTCCGCTCTTCGTGTTGGTTCGTTCATGTTTTGTGATTGTCATCTTGTAGCAGCGCACCTGCCGAGCAANNNNNNNNNNNNNNNNNNNNNNNNNNNNNNNNNNNNNNNNNNNNNNNNNNNNNNNNNNNNNNNNNNNNNNNNNNNNNNNNNNNNNNNNNNNNNNNNNNNNNNNNNNNNNNNNNNNNNNNNNNNNNNNNNNNNNNNNNNNNNNNNNNNNNNNNNNNNNNNNNNNNNNNNNNNNNNNNNNNNNNNNNNNNNNNNNNNNNNNNNNNNNNNNNNNNNNNNNNNNNNNNNNNNNNNNNNNNNNNNNNNNNNNNNNNNNNNNNNNNNNNNNNNNNNNNNNNNNNNNNNNNNNNNNNNNNNNNNNNNNNNNNNNNNNNNNNNNNNNNNNNNNNNNNNNNNNNNNNNNNNNNNNNNNNNNNNNNNNNNNNNNNNNNNNNNNNNNNNNNNNNNNNNNNNNNNNNNNNNNNNNNNNNNNNNNNNNNNNNNNNNNNNNNNNNNNNNNNNNNNNNNNNNNNNNNNNNNNNNNNNNNNNNNNNNNNNNNNNNNNNNNNNNNNNNNNNNNNNNNNNNNNNNNNNNNNNNNNNNNNNNNNNNNNNNNNNNNNNNNNNNNNNNNNNNNNNNNNNNNNNNNNNNNNNNNNNNNNNNNNNNNNNNNNNNNNNNNNNNNNNNNNNNNNNNNNNNNNNNNNNNNNNNNNNNNNNNNNNNNNNNNNNNNNNNNNNNNNNNNNNNNNNNNNNNNNNNNNNNNNNNNNNNNNNNNNNNNNNNNNNNNNNNNNNNNNNNNNNNNNNNNNNNNNNNNNNNNNNNNNNNNNNNNNNNNNNNNNNNNNNNNNNNNNNNNNNNNNNNNNNNNNNNNNNNNNNNNNNNNNNNNNNNNNNNNNNNNNNNNNNNNNNNNNNNNNNNNNNNNNNNNNNNNNNNNNNNNNNNNNNNNNNNNNNNNNNNNNNNNNNNNNNNNNNNNNNNNNNNNNNNNNNNNNNNNNNNNNNNNNNNNNNNNNNNNNNNNNNNNNNNNNNNNNNNNNNNNNNNNNNNNNNNNNNNNNNNNNNNNNNNNNNNNNNNNNNNNNNNNNNNNNNNNNNNNNNNNNNNNNNNNNNNNNNNNNNNNNNNNNNNNNNNNNNNNNNNNNNNNNNNNNNNNNNNNNNNNNNNNNNNNNNNNNNNNNNNNNNNNNNNNNNNNNNNNNNNTTTTCTGGTCTATGAATATCATGGTTATCTATGAAGAACAGTATCTGGTCCAAATTACCCCATCCtacaaatttcattttgggAAGATGAACTTTGCTGACATGTAAAGTTTTCTTCTACTGCCTTCTTACTCTCGGGTTGTGGCTTGATAAATAAAGTAGTAGTAGATCTTATGATTGAATTTAATATTGGGTAATAACACAAGTTGGCTCAGCTTCAAATTTTGGCTTTTTGGATTCCTCTATGAATGGTATACTTTTAAAGTTCTGCTTCCATTTGTCAATCAATGGAAATTGCTCCTACGTAACAGAATATTATGTAACCGAAACCTTTAATGTCTGCTCTCTTCTGCTTCAATTTTCCTTATCCATGCATTCAGTTCTTTGACCacttacaatgttccaatttgTAGGTCAATAACTTTGAGATCCAGGTCATATGGGAAAAAAATGTTTGCAACACTTTCGTTTACTAACATACTTTTATTTGCTGaactttattaaaattcatgaaATTAATTGAGATCCGTTACCTAAAAATGTGGGTTCACATCATTTTGCggatttcattaaattttagtcAATTATAAAAGGTAGCAGTAGTATGTTCAATGTTGCAAAGACTGTGTTAACTGTTCAGAGTTTGAGCGCGCTGCGTAATTAGTTAATTACCAATGGAAATGATGGTTGGCATTACTAGTTGGTAAAATTGAATCCTGTCAACAAAGATTTTGCATTCGATTTTTGGAAATAGATATTAATTGCTAACTATCACGGTAAGCCTAAGGTTTGTAGCATGTCTAAACATTGAATTGAGCAACCTCCTCTTTTTCTAAACCTTCTATAACCGAAAAAACGAAACTGATAGACATACTACTGCTTCACATGTTCGTGTGTTTACTTTCTTTTCTATTAGCTCAATAATACGGCTAAAACTTCTGCATTTCATTACATTCTAAAAAGtccaataatgtaaaattacaatttgGATTGGGCTTTTTGGAATTTAAGGCGGTGCAGGAAGCACCAGTTCAACAATACCATGCAtggggtgttgctaggtgcacccagcagtattggtgcacccaacattttttattaatgtccAAAATGTCTGGCTTGTAAGTACAAAGTAAAACATACGAATGTAGTTCATCTGTATGATTTATACGGATGAACTACATCCGTAAGCTTCAATTTGTATTTATGGATGTAGTTCATCCGTAAAAAGCATACGAATGAACTTGATCCGTATATTTTATACGAATGAAGTTCATCCGTATAAACCATATGGATGAATTTCATCTGTAttgattttttggtttttttttaattccttaaatatatattaaattttgtaatagtaaatattttttatttataaaaaaaatatacggattaaataattcgattgatttatatcaaaattaattgtcataaatttattatttaaatttacattaaaaattttagtgtcaTGTAtagcaacattatttattttataatgtaattggTTCATTAGCTCAATTGGTTAAAGCGTTGTACTAATAACCTGAAAATTAGAGGTTTAATTCTTGTTTGTTCTCCACCAACTAGTGACCTTGCTCTAACTGGAGTCGGGCCCATTAGGCAGACGAAACTTCTTGATTTTTAGTCACGACGATAGTTTAATATCATATTCCCTTCGTCCCTACTTATCATTTCAATTAACTCACAcctttaagaaaaatagttaatttagttaatcatattaaatatatcaattatttatactatcattttaaaattatcttgttCTTATCTCTCTATctacttaattaattttcattaatgtttgaagaaaaaataattaagtaaagatatgtaaagaaaaaataattaatgtgtctagaaattaaaaaaaacaaatttttaaaaaatgattttataattagagATCAAGCAAGTAAATGTTAAATCGTACCTAGTAGAGCTTAAGATTGTAATTAGGCATGACAGGAGGTGGGTTGGGGGCGAATTTAGTTCTTTCCATCCCTGACCTTGTTAAAGGTGATGCTAGTAgatgagtttaaaaaaaattgtacccaACCTTATATCCATCAAACTGTATCGGGTTCAGGAGAATCCACAACATACCCACttcatttgattttcaaaagagatatgtatttatatactcttaaataaattatacattaaattattaattacggTTTAAGGcaaacaatttataaaatttcttacATGTAACGCTGCACTATTACTAGTCTTCGGAGACTTAAAGGGATACCACCATAACATCAAAAACTTGGTGGTGCATGAATTTGACAGAGGGAACAATAgtcaaaaattaatgttttgtaTTTCTAATGGTATATGTTCGTGTCACAATGTGATCAAATGTCATTCCTTGCGTGAAAGGatttttgttgttcatttttcttctttacttTATTCGAGTGGTGTGATCCAATAAGGGTACATGAAAAAAACACCTAAGTAAGGGATCGACTAAAACAATAGATATGAATGATAAATGTGCATTTAATGAATAGTAATTTTTACCAGAGTCCTATCCTTTTTATACCAACTTTTTTGGGTCTTGGACTTATATGCACTAATTACCATTTAGGTAATCCACCCTCTAAGCTGGATTAGTAACCTAATCTTATGATTATTAAGGAAATGTTATTATTATCTTGTGTGGGTTTGAATAGATACTGGATTACCTTGACCTAATACTTATCTGACATGTTGCTTTGGTCTCATGTAGGACCGAATAAGTACTTGGTGTCTTATCTAGTATAGTgtccataaaataaaactgagaTTGTGTATGTAATAATGCAATACTAGTAtatttgttaagaaattaaaggTATAATTATCAATTTACTCTCTTTAATTTGTATCTGGATCTTGATTTGGTCATATTTGAGTCGGCCTTAATTGAGACATTCTCTACTCAACGTCAATTAAGACATCTTCAGCTCATGGCCGGATACCAGTCTATGaaagtttatattaattttctaaatcttaatttttaaaagagatATGCCCATGGTTAAATAGGTTAGGATTGGCCCATTTGACAGCTCTAAGTTCATAGATCTAAAAATTTCGATGTTAATCCAACATAGAACATGCACAACGTGCATTAATCCAAGCTTTGATACCAGTTATGaatttaaatgacaaaatgATGCACAATTTAGACATATTCtcaaaacatataataattattataaaataagagtagatagagaattttatttcaagccgtatattctaatttataaataagtagATAGAGGGAATCCAAATACATGGAGATGAGAACAGGGGTACGTTCTCATTTGAATGGTTTATAACTAATTATAAGGCAAGTTTAGGAAGGATTTCATCTTTGTAGGACAATGATAGGAAAGCAAAGTTAATTCCAACTCATGACTTGTCGTTATTAATTTGTGTATGACATACATTAGTCCAAAATGGAGACTCAGTGCGCAGAGTTGTGATTCCATCCCCGAATCTTGTGAGTGCTAGCAATGAAATTTCAAAGTACCGATGGGGGCAATGCtgcttcaaaattcaaacttcTGTTGAAGACCggattcttatatatatatatatatatatatatatatatataaagtgcaTGCCATGTTACTCATTAAAGTTTCAAatgaatttcttatttaatcGGGGTTTAAAGATTAAGCATGAAAGCTTAGGCAGTCCCCACTCCCCAGGTGGGTTAGAATGTATGGTTAATTATCTTCAATTTTGACTATGAACGAATGGTCCCCGCGACGAAGTATATATGTATTCATAAACTAGAAGAAAACGTGAATGCATGCAAAACGAATTTCACAACTTTAACCTAGGATAAAGATTTCTTCTATCTCTTAGCATGTACACTTCCTTAAAGTCAAGACACCTAACATGTAAGATtacatatcttttattttaattttttctggtCAACATTTAAAGGAGTAAATATAACAGaaatatctaaaatttattCTAAGGCACACCCTCATCACAGGTCATAAACACGACGGTTATAGCTATCTATAAggctatataaattatataataagctAAGGTGCAATTGATGATGTATATGAAGTAACCTCGTTAATCGGCCCAACGTTATATATATCTTCAC encodes the following:
- the LOC100800980 gene encoding yippee family putative zinc-binding protein isoform X1; this encodes MAELIGPRLYSCSNCRNHVSLHDDIISKAFHGRNGRAFLFSHAMNIVTGPKEDRHLLTGLHTVADVYCGDCREVLGWKYERAYEASQKYKEGKFILEKSKIVKENW